A single Paenibacillus sp. FSL R5-0517 DNA region contains:
- a CDS encoding KDGP aldolase has product MSHIQQCLYKNRAAINVLAGSIGNARDVYEAAEGYVLVGVLSKNYATSEEAVVAMTEYGQAIQDAVSIGLGAGDSRQAAVVAEIAASYPGSHINQVFPAVGATRANLGPKDSWINCLVSPCGQPGYVNISTGPVSSVTTPQAIVPVHAAIALVRDMGGNALKYYPMQGLKLEEEYRAVAKACGEASFALEPTGGIDLDNFGPILEIALQAGVPQVIPHVYSSIIESQTGNTNVQDVRRLLEIMKSLVDQYA; this is encoded by the coding sequence ATGAGTCATATTCAGCAGTGTCTGTATAAGAATAGAGCCGCAATAAATGTACTGGCAGGAAGTATCGGGAACGCTAGAGATGTGTACGAGGCTGCGGAAGGTTATGTACTTGTTGGTGTGCTCTCCAAAAACTATGCTACGTCGGAGGAAGCTGTAGTGGCCATGACTGAATATGGTCAAGCGATTCAAGATGCAGTATCCATCGGACTCGGAGCTGGAGACAGTCGTCAGGCTGCAGTTGTGGCGGAGATTGCCGCGAGCTATCCGGGAAGCCATATCAATCAGGTATTCCCGGCAGTGGGGGCAACCCGTGCCAATCTGGGACCTAAAGATAGTTGGATTAACTGCCTGGTATCTCCGTGCGGGCAACCAGGCTATGTGAATATATCGACTGGCCCCGTTAGTTCAGTAACCACTCCGCAGGCCATTGTTCCAGTTCATGCCGCCATTGCACTGGTTCGTGACATGGGAGGGAACGCGCTCAAATATTATCCGATGCAGGGATTGAAGCTGGAGGAGGAGTACCGTGCGGTTGCCAAGGCTTGTGGGGAAGCGAGTTTTGCTCTGGAGCCCACAGGTGGAATTGATCTGGACAACTTTGGACCCATTCTAGAGATTGCACTACAGGCGGGTGTACCTCAAGTTATACCACATGTGTATTCTTCAATTATTGAGTCACAGACCGGGAATACCAACGTACAGGATGTCCGCAGATTGCTCGAAATAATGAAATCGCTGGTGGACCAGTATGCATAG
- a CDS encoding amidohydrolase/deacetylase family metallohydrolase, producing the protein MGTENVLRNLQLVDGRIVDITIQDGIITAITPPGQAEGENVLDCSGLYASSGWIDLHVHAVQDLDPYGDNIDEIGVKQGVTTLVDAGSCGADRIGAFYTARLQAVTQVFALLNISRIGLERTDELSQLEWIDRAKVLKAVAAYPDFIVGLKARISESVVKDSGIQPLKLARTLSEETKLPLMVHIGSAPPAISDVLELLQSGDVITHYLNGKSNNLFHPDGTPLQELLDAAARGVHLDVGHGTASFSFRIAEQAKAAGITLNTISTDIYRGNRMNGPVYSMSNVLTKFLYLGYSLEEVIRAVTRSPAEWLGKPELGKIRVGQQANLTLFSLEAGEKQLEDSEGDVRVTQHYIEVKGVFANGSLTTG; encoded by the coding sequence GTGGGCACAGAGAATGTGCTGCGCAATTTGCAGCTTGTTGACGGGCGGATCGTGGATATCACCATTCAGGACGGGATCATCACCGCCATAACACCGCCAGGCCAAGCTGAAGGAGAAAATGTGTTGGATTGTTCAGGGTTATATGCGTCCAGTGGGTGGATTGATCTGCATGTGCATGCCGTCCAGGATCTTGACCCCTATGGCGATAATATCGACGAAATTGGTGTGAAGCAGGGGGTAACAACGCTTGTAGATGCCGGAAGCTGCGGTGCAGACCGAATAGGAGCTTTTTATACCGCAAGACTACAGGCTGTTACACAAGTATTTGCTCTGTTGAATATTTCAAGGATCGGACTCGAACGGACGGATGAACTGTCACAGCTGGAATGGATTGACCGGGCCAAGGTCTTGAAGGCGGTAGCGGCTTATCCTGATTTCATTGTTGGTCTGAAAGCCCGCATCAGCGAAAGTGTCGTCAAAGACAGCGGGATACAACCGCTCAAGCTCGCACGCACACTCTCGGAAGAAACAAAACTTCCGCTCATGGTTCACATCGGTTCTGCTCCGCCCGCGATCTCGGATGTGCTGGAGTTATTACAGTCTGGCGATGTAATCACCCATTACCTTAACGGCAAGTCCAACAATCTGTTTCATCCGGACGGCACACCGCTGCAAGAATTACTGGACGCGGCTGCTCGGGGAGTTCATCTGGATGTGGGACATGGTACAGCGAGCTTCTCCTTCCGAATTGCAGAACAGGCCAAGGCTGCAGGCATTACGCTGAATACAATCAGTACGGACATTTACCGAGGCAACCGTATGAATGGTCCGGTATACAGTATGTCGAATGTACTGACAAAATTTCTGTACCTCGGCTACAGTCTGGAAGAGGTCATTCGCGCGGTTACAAGAAGTCCAGCGGAGTGGCTCGGTAAGCCGGAGCTCGGGAAGATCAGGGTTGGACAGCAGGCAAACCTGACTTTGTTTTCCCTGGAAGCAGGCGAAAAGCAGCTTGAGGACTCGGAAGGAGATGTCCGGGTCACACAACACTATATTGAGGTTAAAGGAGTCTTTGCTAATGGGTCACTCACTACAGGCTAA
- a CDS encoding GntR family transcriptional regulator, with protein sequence MSLKRKQGPLYQQIQKILKDRILHGVYPLGSIIPSEPQLEKEFGVSKMTVRGAVQELSQEGYVQKKSGVGTIVMRNTSHQKLSKGKRFTELLVEEGHKLEKKVLNSRLLTNDTGTEEYDLYGPYCQRIERLYILNGQPYIHLIHFLAAAALPGGGKEEINGDIQSLYESLEENDILLENFKDRFFVEPATPEVCQLLKISLGTHVLKRLRNSFDGEGRLIEHSIGCYNTELHHYLVSYDT encoded by the coding sequence GTGTCCCTAAAGCGCAAGCAAGGTCCTTTATATCAGCAAATCCAAAAAATTCTCAAAGATCGGATTCTACATGGCGTATATCCTCTCGGAAGCATCATTCCCTCCGAACCACAGCTGGAGAAGGAATTCGGGGTCAGTAAAATGACAGTCCGCGGTGCGGTCCAAGAGCTGTCCCAGGAAGGCTATGTGCAGAAGAAAAGTGGAGTCGGTACAATTGTAATGCGCAATACCTCTCATCAGAAGCTCTCAAAGGGCAAACGGTTTACGGAACTGCTCGTAGAAGAGGGTCATAAGCTGGAAAAGAAAGTTCTGAATTCCCGGTTACTGACCAATGATACTGGTACGGAGGAGTATGATCTCTACGGGCCATATTGTCAGCGGATTGAAAGACTCTACATTCTTAACGGACAACCTTATATTCATCTGATACACTTCTTGGCAGCAGCTGCATTGCCCGGCGGAGGCAAGGAGGAAATCAATGGAGACATCCAATCGCTCTATGAATCACTGGAGGAGAACGACATTTTGCTGGAGAACTTCAAAGACCGTTTCTTTGTAGAGCCGGCAACTCCTGAAGTATGCCAACTACTGAAGATCTCCCTGGGAACGCATGTGCTAAAGCGCCTTCGTAACTCCTTCGACGGAGAAGGCAGATTAATTGAGCACAGTATCGGGTGTTATAACACGGAACTTCATCATTATCTGGTTAGTTATGACACTTGA
- a CDS encoding sugar kinase, whose translation MHRVAAFGEVMMRLQVPGYETLVQSSRLEYSFSGSGVNVTAALARYGHNGALITTLPETPVGEAAIAYLRKLGVDTSLIRQGGKHLGMYFLENGFGARPGRVTYTDRLGSSFNTAGAANYDMRDLASRIDVLHLCGITLAMNDGVRKQMKQLAEEVKNAGGKVVFDCNYRPALWGPDGYVKARPHYEEMLGLADLVLMNEMDAKGILGIGTEEYDRMTRMKQAIPEVAQRFGIGTVAGTHREINADHTHSLTGYIYHQGTFVFSRKLTFPVYDRIGAGDVFASAIIHGELQRYPQEHTVNMAVAAAMLAHTTQGDTALFTENEVLRALSDRTSDVER comes from the coding sequence ATGCATAGGGTTGCTGCTTTTGGCGAAGTGATGATGCGGCTGCAGGTTCCGGGATACGAAACGCTGGTCCAGAGCAGCAGGCTGGAGTATTCTTTTTCCGGCAGCGGGGTGAATGTAACCGCAGCACTAGCCAGATACGGCCATAACGGTGCTCTTATTACGACTTTGCCGGAAACTCCGGTGGGCGAAGCGGCTATCGCTTATCTGCGCAAGCTTGGGGTGGATACCTCTCTTATTAGACAGGGCGGTAAACACCTTGGGATGTATTTTCTGGAGAATGGCTTTGGAGCCCGCCCAGGCAGAGTCACTTACACAGACCGGCTGGGCAGCAGTTTCAATACTGCGGGTGCGGCCAATTATGATATGAGAGATCTTGCGTCCCGGATCGACGTGCTTCATTTATGTGGCATTACGCTGGCTATGAATGATGGCGTGCGCAAGCAGATGAAACAGCTTGCGGAGGAAGTGAAGAATGCTGGAGGCAAGGTTGTCTTTGATTGTAATTACCGTCCTGCGTTATGGGGGCCGGATGGCTATGTCAAGGCCCGCCCGCATTATGAAGAAATGCTAGGGCTGGCAGATCTGGTGCTGATGAATGAGATGGATGCGAAGGGCATTCTTGGCATCGGTACCGAAGAATATGATAGAATGACACGGATGAAGCAAGCGATTCCTGAAGTTGCACAGCGCTTCGGAATCGGAACGGTAGCAGGAACCCACCGTGAGATCAACGCGGACCATACGCATTCCTTGACAGGATATATCTATCATCAAGGTACGTTCGTATTTTCCCGCAAGCTGACGTTCCCGGTATACGACCGGATTGGTGCCGGCGATGTGTTTGCCAGCGCCATCATCCATGGGGAATTGCAGCGATATCCACAGGAACATACGGTTAATATGGCGGTGGCGGCAGCGATGCTGGCCCATACCACACAAGGTGATACAGCGCTTTTTACCGAGAATGAAGTACTCCGAGCGCTGTCGGACCGTACCTCAGATGTTGAAAGGTAG
- a CDS encoding aldo/keto reductase, with the protein MLKTRTLGKDKLRISGLGLGVMMMPDNDESVHTIQGALDAGVTMFDTADLYGEYEKQRFGGNEKLLGRALQGRRSDVVVATKFGITHTQGPKGDPAYIKKSVDASLYNLGMDYIDLYYQHRPDPNTPIEETVGTLADLVQQGKIRYIGLSEAPVEVIRRAHAVHPITALQTEYSLWSRELEDEIMPVLHELNIGLVPYSPLGRGFLTGQIRSIDDLAEDDYRRHYPRFQGENFQKNLEVVGLIQEMAKQKGCTVSQLALAWLLGKGEHIVPIPGTRNLERVHENLGALEVSLTDDEMKQIDRISPQGIAAGGRFPGQV; encoded by the coding sequence ATGCTCAAGACAAGAACGTTAGGTAAAGACAAATTACGTATATCTGGGCTCGGCCTGGGTGTGATGATGATGCCAGATAATGACGAATCGGTACATACCATTCAGGGTGCACTGGATGCAGGAGTCACCATGTTTGATACGGCGGATCTGTACGGAGAGTATGAAAAACAGCGATTTGGAGGAAATGAAAAACTGCTTGGTCGTGCGCTTCAAGGTCGAAGATCCGACGTTGTTGTTGCCACCAAATTCGGTATTACGCACACGCAGGGCCCCAAGGGAGATCCGGCCTACATCAAAAAGTCAGTAGATGCGAGTCTCTACAACCTGGGAATGGATTATATTGATCTATATTATCAACATCGTCCTGATCCGAACACCCCCATTGAAGAGACGGTAGGCACACTTGCCGATCTGGTTCAACAGGGCAAGATTCGATATATTGGTTTGTCCGAGGCGCCAGTAGAGGTCATTCGGCGTGCACATGCTGTTCATCCGATTACAGCGTTGCAGACGGAATATTCATTGTGGAGTCGGGAACTTGAGGATGAGATTATGCCTGTCCTGCATGAATTGAACATCGGCTTGGTTCCATATAGCCCATTGGGACGTGGCTTCCTGACTGGTCAGATCCGATCTATAGACGATTTGGCGGAAGATGATTATCGTCGTCACTATCCGCGTTTCCAAGGTGAGAACTTTCAGAAAAATCTGGAGGTTGTTGGATTGATCCAAGAGATGGCTAAGCAAAAAGGATGCACCGTTTCTCAACTTGCTCTGGCCTGGTTACTTGGAAAGGGAGAGCATATCGTTCCGATCCCGGGGACTCGCAACCTGGAAAGAGTTCACGAAAACTTAGGCGCGTTAGAAGTTTCGCTTACGGATGATGAGATGAAGCAGATTGATCGCATATCACCCCAAGGCATCGCAGCTGGAGGCAGATTCCCGGGCCAAGTATAA
- a CDS encoding cupin domain-containing protein, producing the protein MMNPILQAPNAPLAADSNAVVNYQRDSRNYVTQLFGEQLPTIANGFFNVYLSKGIIVQPHWHTNVTEMVVVISGEITASVFNPFTRERLTYRLKPGQVVVFPKGWFHWFVAETDDVYVLTIFDQPTPDIVFGADFLAATPPEVAHRAYCLDEEAYARAVASIKNDAILGPPIGCDTEVSDQSTSPSKTPVSPSDKQES; encoded by the coding sequence ATGATGAATCCGATTTTGCAAGCCCCAAATGCTCCACTAGCTGCCGATTCCAATGCGGTTGTCAATTATCAGAGGGATTCACGCAACTATGTAACCCAGTTGTTTGGAGAACAGCTGCCGACCATTGCCAATGGTTTCTTCAACGTGTACTTAAGCAAAGGAATTATTGTACAGCCACACTGGCACACCAATGTCACGGAGATGGTTGTAGTTATCAGCGGTGAAATTACAGCGTCAGTCTTCAATCCGTTTACGCGTGAACGATTGACATATCGCCTGAAACCAGGTCAAGTTGTGGTATTTCCGAAAGGTTGGTTTCACTGGTTTGTCGCTGAGACAGATGATGTATATGTATTAACGATCTTTGATCAACCAACCCCTGATATTGTGTTTGGAGCGGATTTCTTGGCAGCTACACCACCGGAGGTGGCTCACCGCGCGTACTGCTTGGATGAAGAGGCGTATGCCAGAGCCGTTGCGTCCATTAAAAATGATGCCATTCTGGGCCCTCCAATAGGATGTGATACGGAGGTTTCTGATCAATCGACTTCACCTTCCAAGACGCCAGTGTCACCATCCGATAAGCAGGAGTCTTAA
- a CDS encoding DgaE family pyridoxal phosphate-dependent ammonia lyase has product MGHSLQAKYGLKRVINASGRMSILGVSAPTDSVMDAMKQGGQRYVEMADLVNKSGEYITQFLGSESAVVVNSASSGIALSVAAIVTAGNPRISLRLHQEPVLKNEIIMLKGHNVQYGAPVETMVFLGGGRVVEVGYANEGRKEHIDQAIGENTAAILYVKSHHTVQKNMISVEEAWEVAQRRGVPLIVDAAAEEDLRKYVQFSDLAIYSGSKAIEGPTSGIVAGKKKYMEWLQVQLHGIGRSMKVGKETIFGLLQALEEYQDKADHSEREKQKLEALQPLGELPGVSVRIVQDEAGRSIFRGRVQIDSSLAGVDAKKVNDQLREGVIAVYTRDYGVKQGYFDIDPRSLQGDDLQVIVSRIHEIVGGKPE; this is encoded by the coding sequence ATGGGTCACTCACTACAGGCTAAATATGGATTGAAGCGTGTTATTAATGCCAGTGGAAGAATGAGCATCCTTGGCGTTTCTGCACCAACGGATTCAGTCATGGATGCGATGAAACAGGGCGGACAGCGGTACGTGGAAATGGCCGATCTTGTGAACAAATCCGGAGAATATATTACACAGTTTCTTGGCTCGGAAAGCGCAGTTGTGGTGAACTCTGCATCCAGCGGTATTGCGCTTTCGGTAGCGGCCATTGTGACCGCCGGAAATCCGCGTATCAGCCTTCGTTTGCATCAGGAGCCGGTATTGAAAAATGAAATTATTATGCTAAAGGGCCATAATGTGCAATATGGAGCGCCAGTAGAAACCATGGTATTCCTTGGAGGTGGCCGGGTAGTGGAAGTTGGATATGCGAATGAAGGCCGCAAGGAGCATATCGATCAGGCGATCGGTGAAAACACGGCAGCCATTCTTTATGTTAAATCTCATCACACTGTGCAGAAAAACATGATTTCAGTGGAAGAGGCCTGGGAGGTGGCACAGCGTAGAGGGGTGCCGCTGATTGTGGATGCGGCAGCGGAAGAGGATCTGCGCAAATATGTCCAATTTTCGGATCTGGCCATTTATAGTGGGTCAAAAGCTATTGAAGGCCCTACTTCCGGTATTGTCGCCGGCAAAAAGAAATATATGGAGTGGTTACAGGTACAACTTCACGGGATCGGCCGCAGTATGAAGGTTGGCAAAGAGACCATCTTTGGGTTACTTCAAGCTTTGGAGGAATACCAGGACAAAGCGGACCATAGTGAACGAGAGAAACAGAAGCTGGAGGCTCTTCAGCCACTTGGTGAACTTCCTGGTGTTTCGGTCCGCATTGTGCAGGATGAAGCCGGCAGATCGATTTTCCGAGGGCGTGTTCAGATTGATTCCTCTCTTGCTGGGGTGGATGCAAAGAAAGTGAATGACCAGCTGCGTGAAGGTGTTATTGCGGTATATACCCGAGACTATGGCGTCAAGCAGGGTTATTTCGATATTGATCCAAGGTCGCTGCAAGGGGATGATTTGCAGGTCATCGTCAGCAGAATACATGAAATCGTGGGAGGCAAACCAGAATGA
- a CDS encoding helix-turn-helix transcriptional regulator has product MSRSKKLGEFLKSRRSRIQPEQVGLSGSYGQRRTPGLRREEVAVLAGVSATYYTWLEQGRELAASREVIQSIANALRLTPEEKIHLFDLWDPNAEHEFLASYSQLDPGWQSIISQLTHPSFITNERSEVLAWNEAADTNLFKFSSMNMNERLLMRILFLDETLKERMHNWDEFARHSVAVFRTYYDKYPSDPGFGSIVKQLSEESVDFRTIWNLHQVELKQVNRVLLETTERADGVVHAYDIFSMNNLNSQSGIHCCIYVPVLM; this is encoded by the coding sequence ATGAGCCGTAGCAAAAAACTGGGTGAGTTTTTGAAATCACGTAGAAGCCGCATTCAACCGGAACAAGTTGGATTGTCAGGATCTTATGGACAGCGAAGAACACCGGGACTAAGGCGGGAAGAAGTAGCGGTATTGGCTGGTGTCAGCGCAACGTACTACACGTGGCTTGAACAAGGTAGGGAGTTGGCAGCTTCACGAGAAGTAATACAAAGCATAGCGAACGCGCTCCGGTTAACCCCGGAAGAGAAGATTCATCTGTTTGACTTATGGGACCCGAATGCGGAACATGAATTCCTTGCATCGTATTCACAACTGGACCCAGGTTGGCAGAGTATTATTAGTCAGTTGACTCATCCTTCCTTTATTACCAATGAACGCTCTGAGGTGCTTGCTTGGAATGAAGCAGCGGATACGAACCTCTTTAAGTTCTCGTCGATGAATATGAATGAGCGTCTATTGATGCGGATTTTATTCTTGGATGAAACGCTGAAGGAGCGCATGCACAATTGGGATGAATTCGCACGGCACTCGGTAGCTGTCTTTCGTACGTATTATGATAAGTATCCGAGTGACCCCGGATTTGGCAGCATCGTGAAACAACTGAGTGAAGAAAGTGTGGACTTCCGAACGATCTGGAACCTGCACCAAGTCGAATTAAAACAAGTCAATCGTGTTCTGCTTGAAACGACGGAACGGGCAGATGGTGTTGTGCATGCGTACGATATCTTTTCCATGAATAATCTGAACAGCCAATCAGGCATTCATTGTTGTATTTACGTCCCTGTTCTTATGTAG
- a CDS encoding methyl-accepting chemotaxis protein yields the protein MKWFGNLKTATKIISAFLIVSIILASLGVYSVVTLRSTNERMQEMYNNNLISVRELSSAQVDYQRLRVNVRDLNFETVAAEQTRVTENMATIRQSMEERIATYRPLATTPEETELLRKLDTQYDSYMKLFDQGVTMALSNDDAAFITFLKSTLKPPGDEVVKTLSDLVNLNVTLAEQANTKSEEAYTTSFAVTIILVILSVLFSILIGYMISRSISKPLMSMLVLAKEVAGGNLALKSDISSKDEVGQLAAALNRMVDNLKELINNIVLNSQSVAASSEQISASTQEIASTSTSQSSEAGNISELFKELSLAINSVAASAEEAAELSNDTVKTAREGGLVVQTSLEGMQAVNTKMTKLEDDSRKIGDIIEVIDDIAEQTNLLALNAAIEAARAGEQGRGFAVVADEVRKLAERSGEATKEITAIIKAMQENTRQSVQAVAASVEQSSMTGQAFDQIIDMVNNSSQKVNEIAAACEEEAAQAAEVMSSVEAISASSEESAAASEETAATCQSLAQLAEELAKSAAAFKTH from the coding sequence ATGAAGTGGTTTGGAAACTTGAAAACAGCAACAAAGATTATCTCGGCATTTTTAATTGTGTCGATAATCCTCGCGTCACTTGGCGTCTACTCGGTAGTAACATTGAGAAGTACGAATGAACGAATGCAAGAGATGTATAACAATAATCTGATTTCGGTTAGAGAACTGTCCTCAGCTCAGGTTGATTATCAGAGATTGCGAGTTAACGTGCGAGATTTGAATTTTGAAACTGTAGCAGCAGAACAGACCAGAGTTACGGAAAATATGGCTACAATTCGTCAATCCATGGAGGAGCGAATTGCTACGTATCGTCCTCTTGCTACTACCCCGGAAGAAACGGAATTGCTTCGTAAGTTAGATACCCAGTATGACAGTTATATGAAACTATTTGATCAAGGCGTCACTATGGCGTTATCTAATGATGATGCAGCTTTCATTACATTCCTCAAATCAACATTGAAACCTCCGGGTGATGAGGTGGTAAAAACACTCTCTGATTTGGTAAACCTTAATGTAACCCTGGCAGAGCAGGCAAACACGAAGTCCGAAGAAGCCTATACAACTTCTTTTGCAGTAACCATTATTCTTGTGATTCTGTCTGTACTCTTCAGTATCCTCATTGGTTACATGATCTCTCGCTCGATTTCAAAACCACTCATGTCCATGTTGGTTCTGGCTAAGGAAGTCGCCGGGGGAAATCTGGCACTTAAGTCAGACATCTCTAGTAAAGATGAAGTGGGTCAACTGGCAGCAGCACTGAATCGTATGGTCGACAACCTGAAAGAGTTAATCAACAATATCGTGTTGAACTCCCAAAGTGTTGCTGCTTCTTCGGAACAGATCTCAGCCAGCACACAGGAAATAGCAAGTACCAGCACAAGCCAATCCAGCGAGGCAGGAAACATCTCCGAATTGTTCAAGGAGCTCTCACTTGCCATTAACTCTGTTGCTGCTAGTGCGGAAGAAGCTGCTGAATTGTCCAATGATACTGTGAAGACTGCCCGTGAAGGTGGGCTTGTTGTACAGACTTCTCTGGAAGGCATGCAAGCTGTTAATACGAAAATGACCAAGCTTGAAGATGATTCCCGTAAGATTGGCGACATCATTGAAGTGATTGACGATATTGCTGAGCAGACCAACCTGCTTGCGCTGAATGCAGCAATTGAAGCGGCACGTGCGGGAGAACAAGGACGAGGATTCGCCGTAGTAGCAGATGAAGTCCGGAAGCTTGCAGAACGAAGCGGCGAGGCGACGAAAGAAATTACAGCCATTATCAAAGCGATGCAGGAAAATACGAGACAGAGTGTGCAGGCAGTAGCAGCCAGTGTTGAGCAGTCTTCCATGACTGGACAGGCGTTTGATCAGATCATTGATATGGTCAATAACTCCTCCCAGAAAGTAAACGAAATTGCAGCTGCATGTGAGGAAGAGGCGGCGCAAGCGGCAGAAGTAATGAGTTCTGTTGAAGCCATCTCGGCTTCCAGTGAAGAATCCGCGGCTGCATCAGAAGAGACTGCGGCAACCTGTCAGTCTTTGGCACAACTGGCGGAAGAGCTGGCGAAATCTGCGGCTGCTTTCAAAACCCATTAA
- a CDS encoding chemotaxis protein CheW: MSSLQKEQYIELSVGSETCAIRIEEIHEIIKMLSITDIPFSRPEIKGVVNLRGKVVCVMSLRNLLGMTDEPDTRTTRIIVVRYQDEYIGLIVDRVNKVTTYSEIHPPTGGYGRNREDFFHGVGQQEDKLVGILKLDEILGG; encoded by the coding sequence ATGTCTTCACTTCAGAAAGAACAATATATTGAGCTGTCTGTAGGTTCAGAGACTTGCGCCATTCGAATCGAAGAGATTCACGAGATTATTAAAATGCTAAGCATTACAGATATCCCATTTAGCCGTCCGGAGATTAAAGGGGTAGTTAATCTGCGGGGCAAGGTTGTATGTGTGATGAGTCTGCGCAACCTGCTGGGTATGACGGATGAACCGGATACTAGAACAACACGAATTATCGTAGTTCGGTATCAGGATGAATATATTGGCCTGATTGTGGATCGAGTGAACAAGGTAACCACATATTCGGAAATACATCCACCAACCGGGGGTTACGGTCGTAACCGTGAAGACTTTTTCCATGGCGTGGGTCAACAGGAAGACAAGCTTGTGGGCATTTTGAAACTGGACGAAATATTGGGCGGTTAG